The following are from one region of the Dermacentor albipictus isolate Rhodes 1998 colony chromosome 5, USDA_Dalb.pri_finalv2, whole genome shotgun sequence genome:
- the LOC135910773 gene encoding cytochrome P450 3A41-like isoform X2, whose amino-acid sequence MLAEPDLLKQVLVKDFSALPNRRMNDLIQDCARVNSKHLARAAEEGRDLDVKQFYGHFALDMIARCAFGTTLDSYTDATNEFVTQARKAFAARITPLLVIKMLLHNFVKIMKMKTVDEKAFLYFKSICQRIMKKRAENKQRKDDFLQLMIEAREGCLAPCGESGDDPGKSFCDDDMESKSNGAPSSKVLTEDEALAQCVLFFVGGQETTASTVAFAAHLLATHPEVQDKLRREVDDCISTHGEEPSMDVVSKLKYMHCVVSETLRLYPSAPRLERSALQDYVLGETGIKLPKGCTVVVPVYALHRDPEYFPEPDAFKPERFSDENVGSIRPYTYLPFGAGPRNCIGMRLALHAVKVALLHSIHKVQFVRTEKTQVPLKMKIGFGAVTAEDMTVGIRKRPHNFA is encoded by the exons ATGAATGACTTAATCCAGGACTGCGCAAGAGTTAACTCTAAGCATCTCgcaagagccgcagaagaaggcAGGGACCTGGATGTCAAACA GTTTTACGGACACTTCGCCCTCGACATGATTGCAAGATGTGCCTTTGGCACGACGCTCGATTCCTACACGGACGCCACGAATGAGTTCGTAACTCAAGCGAGAAAGGCTTTCGCGGCGAGAATCACGCCTCTGCTAGTGATTAAAA TGCTACTTCACAACTTTGTCAAGATTATGAAGATGAAAACAGTCGACGAAAAGGCTTTCCTGTACTTCAAGAGCATCTGCCAGCGCATCATGAAGAAAAGAGCAGAAAACAAGCAG AGAAAAGATGACTTTCTGCAACTGATGATTGAAGCTCGCGAAGGTTGTCTGGCACCCTGCGGCGAAAGCGGGGACGATCCAGGGAAGAGCTTCTGTGATGACGACATGGAATCGAAGTCGAATGGCGCACCCAGCTCTAAAG TACTGACCGAGGACGAAGCCCTGGCCCAGTGCGTGCTGTTCTTCGTGGGCGGCCAGGAGACCACCGCGTCGACCGTGGCGTTCGCCGCACACCTGCTCGCCACACACCCCGAAGTGCAGGACAAACTCAGGCGAGAAGTGGACGATTGCATTTCGACGCAC GGAGAGGAACCCAGCATGGACGTGGTGTCGAAGCTCAAGTACATGCATTGTGTCGTCTCCGAAACGCTACGACTATACCCTTCAGCTCCAAG GCTTGAGCGGTCGGCGCTCCAAGACTACGTGCTTGGTGAAACGGGAATCAAGCTTCCCAAGGGCTGCACAGTCGTCGTGCCTGTCTACGCTCTCCATCGGGACCCGGAGTACTTCCCGGAGCCAGATGCTTTCAAGCCCGAGAG GTTCAGTGACGAAAACGTAGGCTCCATCAGGCCTTACACTTATCTTCCATTTGGGGCTGGACCCAGAAACTGCATCGGAATGCGGCTAGCACTTCATGCTGTCAAGGTCGCGTTGCTGCACTCTATTCACAAGGTTCAGTTTGTTCGGACGGAGAAAACTCAG GTTCCACTAAAGATGAAAATTGGGTTCGGCGCCGTGACTGCCGAAGACATGACCGTAGGGATACGCAAGCGGCCGCACAATTTTGCCTAA